In Candidatus Binatus sp., one DNA window encodes the following:
- a CDS encoding ATP-binding protein: MAHQVVVVLGVPGAGKSTLCRRVASEAFGVEAVDFADLMLSACPPQTDRDALQYMGVTERRPLFALAKEQLVGIVGSGNGTLLLEAHFVMRVNAKIESFGDGLLQLIKPHSLLLVDTTSSAVTDRRRLDAERKRSPEGIGDIDELRGQTYLRAVDLSSKHSIPLKLVLNHNLRTAVSELLTLIPDNR; this comes from the coding sequence ATGGCGCATCAGGTCGTCGTAGTCCTTGGGGTGCCTGGCGCTGGTAAGTCGACGCTGTGTCGAAGGGTGGCTTCTGAGGCATTCGGAGTAGAGGCAGTCGATTTCGCCGACCTGATGCTGTCGGCCTGTCCGCCCCAAACTGATCGCGATGCGCTCCAGTATATGGGAGTAACTGAGCGGCGGCCGTTATTCGCTTTAGCGAAGGAGCAATTGGTAGGTATCGTTGGCAGCGGCAATGGAACACTGTTGCTCGAAGCGCATTTCGTAATGAGAGTCAACGCGAAAATCGAGAGCTTTGGTGACGGCCTGCTTCAGCTAATAAAGCCACACAGTCTGTTGCTCGTTGACACGACTTCATCCGCCGTCACCGACCGGCGGCGTCTAGATGCCGAAAGGAAGCGGTCGCCGGAAGGAATCGGGGACATCGATGAATTGCGAGGGCAGACGTATCTTCGTGCTGTTGATCTATCGAGCAAGCATTCAATACCCCTAAAGTTGGTTCTCAATCACAACTTGCGGACGGCGGTATCCGAGTTACTGACTCTCATTCCCGACAACAGATAG
- a CDS encoding NACHT domain-containing NTPase codes for MIDTETRELARHRGCALLGPAGLGKTFEIEHLAELEQAEGREIRKARLADLAQSADLLASRLEALSANATPGTAIYLDALDEVMVPVPQAGRVVAAWLRGPVRQSGALLRISCRSAIFPESVRASLEDVYGTNRIAYASLQSLNGEDIDVIAGHNGLDVATFRKALHRSGAQALAEQPLTLEMLLKVFREGGQLPTGRLELFESGLQLLATERVERREEGTAIEISVAELLEAAERLACFSLLSGRETVDYGDAFGHQSLSEHQLAGLPGGARPLEGDTLRALRNSGLCERDGAYRFRFAHRQFPEYLAGRRLSRLLLHQARALLASPLGWAAGVAGPLRETAAFAAMANPDIAAWVAETDPEVVGLSDIADESLRKLATLNLLDKLRRHELTDMQLWREGLELKGFQYPGAANDLGEVLQERGADCEDVLEGAIKMVDAWELRELSEALADLVLDRGAPLGARESAGHALSKFGTSTARARLKPLISGSDEDPNENLKGIALRCNYPERLSVPELLVALTPLRRRLHGGAYSSFLYQLDSEQFDAKGCRVEGLAWALNVIRADPTADFDSRNKIARRIARTAIHELDDPAVEAGLSALLLQAARSYAPSPLSPHRGLSESDETDEDRQPIANKPAVVRRRLFSMIVRHATERQEIWWLVREPARLLSPSDLEWLLAMAVDESLPMADRAGYAELARMVPWDDEAKWVEQWLAVREREPAQSRIPFSVFVDLKSEEAEWEREQHERSKVSPVTAEADDTVDHNLQEALTLGENKDPRYFVVIARLLTVSFADPHHYGFERFITTTERWRSATDTTRARVIALAKQLLLTETEEPEVARDQPLNTIRGGYMPAVWLLLELEPDWLDSQPTEWWQRWSWYFVRELHPDLSGEANEPKQRLLEKLFARASDDLTIAITKLATATGSESSNILGGILELSADIAPATLDQTLDDLMIAGTVGVSNISRIARFTLSRDADRAFQACYAQLASSAGSDPDSVSVTAAVALLSERPGESWTQVAAYLRGRSDLAARVLGEYAQTSQFRVRSEGQTASASKSFSTEQVGELALLLLEFYPLDSDPVHDGVYSVGPDESARQLRNQLIGWLTEQRELEAVEALRTIEQRFGKKYPSLRRPRATAERGYRLSRWVPTPPESVAALLAAADKRLIRSSEDALDAIVAAVEIYAHGLRHSSPSDLEDLWNRPRNARPTPKEEERASDKIS; via the coding sequence GTGATCGACACCGAGACACGCGAACTGGCGCGGCACCGCGGCTGCGCGCTACTTGGACCCGCGGGCCTCGGCAAGACTTTCGAGATTGAGCATTTAGCGGAACTCGAGCAGGCGGAGGGCCGCGAAATCCGAAAGGCCCGACTTGCAGACTTGGCTCAATCGGCAGATCTCCTGGCTTCGCGTCTCGAAGCGCTTTCCGCCAACGCCACCCCTGGCACGGCGATCTACCTAGACGCGCTCGATGAGGTCATGGTGCCCGTACCACAAGCGGGCCGAGTCGTGGCTGCATGGTTACGGGGCCCAGTACGTCAGTCGGGTGCCCTCTTACGCATTTCATGCAGGTCCGCCATCTTTCCCGAATCGGTGAGAGCGTCCCTGGAAGACGTTTACGGGACCAATCGAATCGCATACGCGAGCCTTCAATCGCTCAATGGAGAAGACATCGACGTAATCGCCGGACACAACGGCCTTGATGTCGCCACATTCCGCAAAGCTCTCCACCGCTCAGGGGCGCAAGCCCTTGCCGAGCAGCCGCTCACTCTTGAGATGCTTCTCAAAGTGTTCCGCGAAGGCGGCCAGTTACCCACCGGCCGGCTCGAATTGTTTGAAAGCGGTTTGCAACTCTTGGCCACAGAGCGAGTCGAGCGGCGTGAAGAGGGCACGGCAATCGAGATATCTGTTGCAGAACTGCTAGAGGCCGCTGAGCGGTTGGCTTGCTTCTCGTTGCTTTCGGGTCGCGAGACCGTGGACTACGGCGACGCATTCGGCCACCAGTCTCTTAGCGAACATCAACTCGCCGGACTACCTGGCGGGGCGCGGCCCCTCGAAGGTGACACGCTGAGGGCGCTTCGCAACAGCGGGCTCTGCGAACGAGACGGAGCCTACCGTTTCCGCTTCGCGCATCGACAGTTTCCCGAGTACCTGGCGGGTCGGCGCCTTTCGAGACTCTTACTCCATCAGGCGAGGGCGTTACTCGCCTCGCCCTTAGGCTGGGCAGCGGGTGTCGCGGGACCTTTGCGCGAGACGGCTGCCTTTGCTGCGATGGCGAACCCTGACATCGCCGCATGGGTTGCGGAAACCGATCCCGAAGTCGTCGGTCTATCTGACATAGCAGACGAATCACTGCGAAAGCTAGCGACACTTAACCTCTTGGACAAACTTAGACGGCACGAACTCACAGACATGCAGCTCTGGCGCGAGGGCTTGGAGCTGAAGGGCTTCCAGTATCCCGGAGCAGCGAACGATCTCGGCGAAGTCCTTCAGGAACGCGGAGCTGATTGCGAAGACGTTCTTGAAGGCGCGATCAAGATGGTTGACGCTTGGGAACTCCGAGAGTTAAGCGAAGCCCTAGCCGATCTTGTGCTCGATCGAGGTGCGCCTCTTGGCGCACGCGAGTCGGCTGGACACGCGTTGAGCAAGTTTGGCACTAGCACTGCCCGCGCCCGGCTCAAACCATTGATTTCCGGCAGCGACGAAGACCCAAATGAGAATCTCAAGGGCATCGCCCTTCGCTGCAATTACCCCGAGCGCTTATCCGTCCCAGAGCTGCTTGTAGCACTGACCCCACTGCGTCGACGCCTGCACGGCGGCGCATATTCCAGCTTTCTTTATCAACTTGATTCCGAACAGTTCGACGCCAAGGGCTGTCGCGTCGAGGGACTCGCGTGGGCTCTTAACGTCATTCGGGCTGATCCGACTGCAGACTTCGATTCTCGAAACAAGATTGCAAGAAGGATCGCCAGGACTGCGATTCACGAACTCGACGATCCTGCGGTGGAGGCAGGCCTCTCCGCGTTGCTCCTCCAGGCAGCGCGATCGTACGCCCCGTCCCCCTTATCGCCGCATCGGGGGCTATCAGAGTCCGACGAAACAGACGAAGATCGCCAGCCGATCGCAAACAAGCCCGCGGTGGTGCGCAGGCGCCTGTTTTCGATGATCGTCCGGCACGCCACGGAACGCCAGGAGATTTGGTGGTTGGTTCGCGAACCTGCTCGATTGTTATCACCTTCTGACCTCGAATGGTTGCTCGCGATGGCGGTCGACGAATCCCTGCCGATGGCGGATCGAGCCGGCTACGCCGAGCTGGCTCGAATGGTGCCTTGGGACGATGAAGCAAAGTGGGTCGAACAATGGCTCGCGGTGCGTGAACGTGAACCAGCACAATCGCGGATTCCTTTTTCGGTGTTTGTTGACCTAAAGAGCGAGGAGGCCGAATGGGAACGCGAGCAACATGAGCGGTCGAAGGTCAGCCCGGTCACGGCCGAAGCCGACGACACGGTCGATCACAACTTACAAGAGGCTTTGACGTTAGGGGAAAACAAGGATCCACGCTACTTCGTCGTAATAGCCAGATTACTTACCGTATCGTTCGCCGACCCTCACCATTATGGTTTCGAGCGGTTCATCACAACAACCGAGAGGTGGCGATCCGCGACAGACACGACGCGGGCACGTGTCATTGCGTTGGCGAAGCAACTTCTACTGACGGAAACGGAAGAACCCGAAGTCGCCAGGGACCAACCGTTGAATACAATCCGGGGAGGGTACATGCCCGCAGTCTGGCTCTTGCTCGAACTGGAACCTGACTGGCTAGACTCCCAACCCACTGAATGGTGGCAGCGCTGGAGCTGGTACTTTGTTCGCGAGTTACATCCGGACCTGTCTGGCGAAGCTAATGAGCCCAAGCAGCGCCTTCTTGAAAAGTTATTCGCTCGCGCCAGCGATGACCTTACCATCGCGATCACAAAGCTTGCCACGGCGACGGGCTCGGAATCCAGCAACATCCTCGGAGGAATCCTAGAACTATCTGCGGACATCGCGCCCGCTACGCTGGACCAGACTCTGGATGACCTGATGATCGCCGGCACCGTCGGTGTGTCAAACATCAGCCGAATCGCGCGTTTCACCTTGAGCCGAGATGCTGACCGCGCTTTTCAGGCCTGCTACGCTCAGTTGGCAAGTTCGGCGGGATCAGACCCGGATAGCGTGTCGGTGACGGCGGCGGTCGCCCTGCTGTCCGAGAGACCCGGTGAGAGCTGGACGCAAGTTGCCGCGTACTTGCGAGGTCGTTCGGACCTAGCCGCGCGGGTATTGGGCGAGTACGCCCAAACAAGTCAATTTCGGGTTCGTTCCGAAGGCCAAACCGCGTCGGCTAGTAAGTCCTTCTCGACTGAGCAGGTTGGCGAGCTAGCACTGTTGCTGCTGGAGTTCTATCCACTGGACTCAGACCCGGTTCACGATGGCGTTTATTCAGTCGGGCCCGATGAGTCGGCGCGCCAATTACGTAATCAGCTGATCGGCTGGCTCAC